The region TTGTACCTGGGTTGGTGTCGCCCGAGCGTTGCGGCGAACTGAAGCAGATTGCCGAGCGGCAGTTGCAGGAAGCGGTGGCGCCGATCGAGTTCGAAGCGGATCTACGGTATCCGGGCGCGCCGGAGTCAAAGCATGCGCCGGGCGGCCATACGGTTCGCCGGCTGCTGGATGCGTACGGGCGCCATCCGGATTTTGCGCAGTGGGCGACCGCACCGGAAATTCGCGGCTGGATGGAACTGTACTTCGGTGAGGAACCCCGCTTATCGCGGGCGCATCACAATTGCATGATGACCAAGCACCCTGCTTACGGCAGCTTGACCGGCTGGCATCGTGACGTGAGGTATTGGTCGTTCGAGCGTGACGATCTGGTGTCGGTGTGGCTTGCGGTCGGGCCGGAGACGGTCGATAACGGCGCGTTGTGGCTAGTGCCGAAGTCGCACAGCGCTACCTTTACTTCCGACCGTTTCGACGAGGCCAAGTTTTTCCGCTCCGATCTGGAAGAGAATCAGGCGTTGATTCGCACCGCGGTTTCGCCCGAGCTCAATGCCGGCGACGTGGTGTTCTTTCATTGCAACACGCTGCATTCGGCTGGCAAGAACCTCAGCGATCAGGTGAAATTTTCTTTGGTGTTTACCTATCACGGGGCGAGCAATGTGCCCCTGCCGGGATCCCGCTCGGCGGCCAAGCCTGAAATTGCCTTTTAGTTTTTTTGCCCTGCGCGGCGCGGATGTTTGCTGGACTCGCGCCGCGCGGGCAATCAGCGCCCTAACGCTTCTCTACCGCTTGCGACCGGAAAGTGCCACGCCCGTGAGGCCGGCGATTGTCGCCACTACACCTGCCGCAATCAACATGATCGCCTTATTAGTCGGAGACCCGGTAAACACGCGAGACACCTCGCTGCTGACCGAGTTGAACGCCTGCCCGCCGAAATACAA is a window of Paraburkholderia phytofirmans OLGA172 DNA encoding:
- a CDS encoding phytanoyl-CoA dioxygenase family protein; its protein translation is MSLHSKKEQIQTLREQGFVVVPGLVSPERCGELKQIAERQLQEAVAPIEFEADLRYPGAPESKHAPGGHTVRRLLDAYGRHPDFAQWATAPEIRGWMELYFGEEPRLSRAHHNCMMTKHPAYGSLTGWHRDVRYWSFERDDLVSVWLAVGPETVDNGALWLVPKSHSATFTSDRFDEAKFFRSDLEENQALIRTAVSPELNAGDVVFFHCNTLHSAGKNLSDQVKFSLVFTYHGASNVPLPGSRSAAKPEIAF
- a CDS encoding DUF3185 family protein, whose protein sequence is MTKAISIALIVGGIVLLYFGGQAFNSVSSEVSRVFTGSPTNKAIMLIAAGVVATIAGLTGVALSGRKR